The segment GGGAGTGCCCCTTACGTATGTGACTGCTGATCGACCATGAGCGTGTGTCACGATCTCACGCCAAAGGGATGCTTGTTTAGCTGAAAAATGCGCGCTATGCAAGCATAATAGCGCATTTTCGACCATGGTCTTGCCTCTTCAACGACCTGCATCATGATTTCTCTACCATTTAGTGAAGGAGCCGTTATGGCCTGGAATTCACGTGTAAATCACGTTGCACCTTTTCGCGTGATGCATCTATTGGAAATGGCCCAGGCTCGAGAGGCCGAAGGCCACGATGTAATTCACCTGGAGGTTGGTGAGCCTGATTTTTCGACGCCAGCACCGATTGTCGAGGCGGGCCAACAAGCGTTGGCCTCTGGGAAAACCCGCTATACACCCGCGGCAGGCCTAGCGTCGCTGCGGGAGGCGATTTCAAGACATTACGCCGAGCATTTTAATGCCCATGTTGATCCCGCACGTATTCTGGTAACTCCAGGGGCCTCTGGGGCGCTGCTGCTGGCTAGTCAATTACTGGTCGAAACAGGTGACCGCGTGTTGATGGCTGACCCTAACTATCCGTGCAATCGTCACTTTATGGCCCTAGCCGGCGCAGATGTTGATGCCATTCCCGTGGGGCGCCAAAGCGGTTGGCAGTTAACGGCGCCGCTGATTGAACAGCATTGGCAAGCTAAAACGTGTTTAGCCATGCTGGCCTCTCCGTCTAATCCGACGGGACACACGTTAGGCGCTGAGGCCTTAACCGCGGTATTTAACACCGTTAATGCGAAAGGCGGCGAG is part of the Halomonas sp. GT genome and harbors:
- a CDS encoding aminotransferase class I/II-fold pyridoxal phosphate-dependent enzyme — translated: MAWNSRVNHVAPFRVMHLLEMAQAREAEGHDVIHLEVGEPDFSTPAPIVEAGQQALASGKTRYTPAAGLASLREAISRHYAEHFNAHVDPARILVTPGASGALLLASQLLVETGDRVLMADPNYPCNRHFMALAGADVDAIPVGRQSGWQLTAPLIEQHWQAKTCLAMLASPSNPTGHTLGAEALTAVFNTVNAKGGEVIVDEIYQGLNYDDAPLSATSLSDQAFVVNSFSKYFGMTGWRLGWLVAPEHAVEPLTRLAQNVFLAAPTPSQHAALAAFTPECRDILEARRSTLKQRRQVLLDGLAQLGLAPDLPPQGAFYLWLDISHYSRDSQAFCERLLVEENVAITPGIDFALEGGEHHVRIAFTNSVERLQEAVERIGRFVSRL